In Bacteroidota bacterium, the sequence GGATGACAGCTGGTCCGTTCTGCCTGAAGGACGTCTGTATCCTGAAGTCCGTCATGATGACCTCTGCTGCGGCGCTGGTATGTATGAAGCTGACAAGCATTTCTACAGCCGTACCGTTCTTGTGGATCCATCCAAGACCGGAAATCGTGAATACAAATTCACCTTCAATTCTGGCGGTACAACCACTTGGGAAGAAATCTCCAACCGCAAGGTAACACTCTCCGGAAATGACACCACCCTCGCTTGGGTATGGTGGGAAAACAAACGTCCTGAACCTGTTAAACCAACAGCTAAATATGACATCAACTTTGAAGTAGATCTGTTCAATGCCATTAATACCAATGGTTTTGATCCTGCTACCGATAACGTTGTGGTACGGGCTGGCTATGCTGGTTCATCAAACGAAGTTGCTGAGTTAACACTTGATGCTCCTCTGTTCGGAACAGTTTACACTGGTCTGTTGGACTCTTTCCCTGGTATTAATAACAAGTATGTTGCTTATCAATACTATAAAGTGAATGCCAACATCGATCAGGAAGAATTCTATTTCGATAACTTCGATGAAACCGGAACAACCACTGGTCCGAAGTTCCGTAAAATTCCTACTCCTGCTGAACTGACAGGAACCCTGACTGCTTCTGATCTTCTGGACGATGCAGTATCCACACACCGGATGCCGTTCTTCAAGAACTCCAACCCTGTTGGCGTGGCTACCTCGCTGGTTATCGAAGCTAACCTGAACCCTGCTGTTTCTTTCGTAACACTGGGTGCTGGCTCTCTGAATGACATTCAGGGCGGAAGTCTTGTCATTACTGCAGCAAACATTGCTGAGCATCCTCTCTACATCAATGGACCTGCTACCGGTTCATGGGGTGGATGGAATTCAATCGCCCTCGGCGAAGCCCGCAAGATGAGCGATGATGGTGCTACCAAGGGTGATAAAGTGGCCGGTGACAACATCTGGACCATTACACTGCCTTATGAAGCAACTGCGATCATTTCTCAGGAATACAAATTCGGTATCGGCGGTGCTGATAACGAAGCTGGCTTCGGAAACAACCACATGGCTAACCTGTTCGCCAAAGATGTTAACACCGTTAACGTTCAATTTGGTGATATCC encodes:
- a CDS encoding T9SS type A sorting domain-containing protein, with product MWTDFGTTGDPPVVAGTNPAAIYYLGPQIELPEYTGGQAGGTLTFIVNTAFVQDTVAADNGSTVSIRGGGIFGDWSYDNGVKLTNIGGDYWMGTLTTDQGNSGGWAKVVTSTNSGTGWDRAEFTPFDISGDQTIEVFTSGLKVKYPDPVTGDTITRSIAWNPLEVAKGETNNMAVHFRVNFEGLQTFPRETAEVYVRGSMLDDSWSVLPEGRLYPEVRHDDLCCGAGMYEADKHFYSRTVLVDPSKTGNREYKFTFNSGGTTTWEEISNRKVTLSGNDTTLAWVWWENKRPEPVKPTAKYDINFEVDLFNAINTNGFDPATDNVVVRAGYAGSSNEVAELTLDAPLFGTVYTGLLDSFPGINNKYVAYQYYKVNANIDQEEFYFDNFDETGTTTGPKFRKIPTPAELTGTLTASDLLDDAVSTHRMPFFKNSNPVGVATSLVIEANLNPAVSFVTLGAGSLNDIQGGSLVITAANIAEHPLYINGPATGSWGGWNSIALGEARKMSDDGATKGDKVAGDNIWTITLPYEATAIISQEYKFGIGGADNEAGFGNNHMANLFAKDVNTVNVQFGDIQPSRYEAPGKGYWDFAAKEWVGVDDGNLADAKEFRLLQNYPNPFNPSTMIPFTVSKAGVVNFTVYNVLGQVVSSFNYDAKSAGLHSVNFQANNLATGSYLVKMTAGNFTETIKMVFAK